The Rhodanobacteraceae bacterium genomic sequence GACAAAAAACAGCCACCCAGGACCGATGCCGGCTTGATGCGGCGCAACATCACCACACACGCACAAGACGCGCTCTCGTGCGAAGAACATCGATGGATACGCCGTTGGGTGGCCGTACGCCAAGTGGAAGCTGGTTTGCTGCATTGCGGATTGACAACGTTGTCATCCATGTCCAAACTGCACGCCATCCGAATGCCCCGAGAGCAGGATGAGTGTGCCCGCCAGTCACCTGAGCCAGCATCCCGGCCTGCATGCCCAGCCGTTCCTGGCCGCGGACGTGGGGGGCACCCATGCCCGGGTCGCGCTGTTGCGCGCGCCTGCGGGCGGCCGGCGGGACATCGAAGTGCTGGCGTACCGCAAGTTCGCATGCGCGGATTTTCCAGGTCTGCCGGAACTGCTGGACGCATTTATCCAGGACTATGCTGCCCTGCAGGTTCGCCGCTGCGTGATCGCCTGTGCGGGGCAAGCCGTCGGCGACACCATCATCAACGACAACCTCGCCTGGCGGGTCAACCTCGCGCAACTGCGCGAGGCGTTGGCCTTCGACGATATCGCGTTGCTCAACGATTTCGAAGCGCTCGGCTACGCCCTCGACGATGTCAAGCACACCGACAGCCTGTTGCTGTGCGGTCCCACTACGTACCCCGAGGGTCCGGTGCTGATGGTCGGGCCGGGCACCGGGCTGGGCGCGGCAGTGCGCCTGTCCACGCCGGGCGGCATGCAGGTGCTCGCCTCCGAGGCGGGCCAGATGAGTCTCGCGCCGGGCACGGCGCGCGAACGCGCGGTGCTGGCCCGGTTGGCGCCCGGCGATGCCTACGTGCCGTACGAGCGCATCTTGTCCGGCCCGGGATTGCTGACGCTGTATTCGACCTTGTGCGCATTGCGCGGCGCGTCGCCGCGCTTCGCGACGCCCGAAGCGGTCACGGCCGCGGCCTGCGCCGGCAGCGATGCGGACGCGGTCGAAACGGTCGAGATGTTCTGCGCGGTGCTAGGCGGGTTCGTCGGCGACCTCGCGATGGCCTTCACGGCGAACGGCGGCGTGTACCTCGCAGGAGGCGTGCTGCCGGAAATCCGGCAACTGTTGCAACGCAGTCGTTTCGTGGACCGCTTCCTCGACAAGGGCAGCATGCGGGAATTCCTGCTGCATGTTGCAGAACGCCAGTCAAGTGATCACCGTTTGCCAAAAGAACTGATCAGCAGCGCCAGCGAAGATGATCAACGTCGCCAGGAAGTTGATCACCTCTTTTCGGGCGGTCAGCTCGCAACTTTCAGCTTGCGCAGGGATTCGCCTTTGAGGTTTAGCTTCACGCTGCTGTGAACGAGGCGATCGAGGATCGCGTCGGCCAATGCTGGATCGTTGATGAAGGCGTGCCACTCCTTGACCGGCATCTGGCCTGCGACGATGGTGGAAGCGCCTCCGACTCGGTCATCGAGCAGTTCGAGAAGATCGGATCGGCCGCGTGCTGTGAGAGCAACCAGGCCGAAGTCATCAAGGATCAGGAGGCGCAGCTTGGCCAACTGGGCCCGCAATTTGCTTAGCGAGCCGTCCTGATGCGCGATCTCCATGTTCTCCAACAAGCGTGAGACTCGCCGGTAGCCGACCGGGATGCCCTTCCGTGCAGCCTGCACGGCGAAGCTGCATGCGAGCCAAGTCTTTCCGGTACCCGTCTTGCCAGTCATCAAGATGTTTTGGTTGTGTTCGATCCAGTTGCACGACAGCACGTCGGCCAGCGCGGAACGATCCAGTCCGCGACTCGGGCGGTAGTCGATCGATTCGGGATCTGCATGGACCTTGAGCTTGGCGTTCTTCAACAGGCGCTGAAAGCGTTGTGATTGCCGATGGCTGATCTCGGCGTCCACGAGCTGACCGAGCCGGTCCTCGAACGACAGACCCTGATACGCGGTTTGGCTGAGTTGCTGCTCCAGGCCGCCCAGCATCCCGGACAAGCGCAGCTCACGCAGTTGGTCCATCGTGCATTGCAGGGTCATATCGTTCTCCTCAGGGTTGGTAGTAGGAAGGCCCGCGCACGTTCTCGTGTGCCGGCAGGGGTTCATCGTTGGCGGCGTCGGCGCCGACACTGGCCGCTTCGAGGCCGTGCTGCAGCAGTGACCGCACCGTCTTGATGCTGGTCGCATGCAATTGCAGGGCACGTTTGCAGGCCGCTTCGAGCCGGTCCTCGCCGAACTCGCGGGCAAGCCGTTGCAAGCCGCGGCCGGCTTGCAACGACAGCGCCGGACGGCGGTACTTATCGATGTGCTGAGTCAGGAAGGCGCAGATCGATTCGCCAGCGTGCTGCGCCCACGCGAGGATCGCGGCCGGTTGGTCCTGCGAATACGCCCGATGCGACTTGGGCTGGTGCTCAGGCAGTGTGCCGACGTGCCCGGGCACGTAGGAGCGCACGTGCAACGCGACACGGCGATCCCGATGAAACACCACGACCGCCGTTGCGGTGGCCTTGATGTTGGCCTTGGCGCTGATCAGCGTGTACGGAACTGAGTAATACTCTTCGTCCCAACGTACGTGGTAATCCTGACCGACTCGCACGTCGATCTTCCATTCCGCGAACGTGTAGGGCTCCACCGGCAACGGCCGCAACGCCGGTCGGTCCAGTTCGTCGAACAACTGGTCGCGGCTCTTGTTGCCGCAGGACCGCATGGGCTTGGCGTTCATCCGGTCCAGTAGCTTGCGGATCGCGTCGTTGAGGTCGTGCAGGCTTGTAAAGACCCGATTGCGCAACCGCGCGAGAATCCACCGCTGGGCGATTTTGACGGCGAGCTCCACGTGGGCCTTGTCCTTTGGGCGATGCGGGCGCGCTGGGAGGATCGTGGTGCCGTTGTGCGCTGCGAACTCGGCAAACGTTGGATTCAGCACCACCTCGGCGCGACGCCGGTGTGACGTCACGGCGGACTTCAGGTTGTCTGGAACCAGGAACGTG encodes the following:
- a CDS encoding Mobile element protein, which codes for MRRAFVEPDWAHVYAEMQRRGVTLTLLHEEYAEGLVNGAMSATEFRRRYRRYQRSRGLVMRQVHRPGECLYLDFSGVRPYLTDTATGEQTPVELFVAAFGASRKTFVLAVPSQKLPDWIEANTQALAFFGGAPTFLVPDNLKSAVTSHRRRAEVVLNPTFAEFAAHNGTTILPARPHRPKDKAHVELAVKIAQRWILARLRNRVFTSLHDLNDAIRKLLDRMNAKPMRSCGNKSRDQLFDELDRPALRPLPVEPYTFAEWKIDVRVGQDYHVRWDEEYYSVPYTLISAKANIKATATAVVVFHRDRRVALHVRSYVPGHVGTLPEHQPKSHRAYSQDQPAAILAWAQHAGESICAFLTQHIDKYRRPALSLQAGRGLQRLAREFGEDRLEAACKRALQLHATSIKTVRSLLQHGLEAASVGADAANDEPLPAHENVRGPSYYQP